DNA from Rhodothermales bacterium:
TCTACATTGACGGCAAACGGAAAGCGCTGGTTTCCCTGAGCGGCGGCATAGTGCCCTGGCAGCCCCGTATCGCGGAAAAAACCTACGCCGTCGGCATCGAGGGTCACCCGCAGCTGCCGGTCGTCAGGCGTGCGCACGTCCCATGTCTCCCCGGGCTCGCCCTGGAGGCGGACGGGTTCTCCGATGAGGAACGCGAGCCGGCGCTCCTGGCCCTCGAGCGCGTATTTGACGAGCTGGTACACAAACGGGATGTACAGTTCGTTGATCGGGAAGTCCGTCCAGTCCGCATTAAACGTGGACGTATACACCAGCACGCGGCCGGCGCCCACCGTCTGTTCGATGAGAAACGGATCGCCGGAGTCGTAGCGGCCGACGACCGTCGCGCTGGAGTCCGGCACGATGCGCATGTACTCGCGGAACTGGGGCCGGAAGATGGCGCCGGCGCTCGACTGCGCGAAGAGGCTGAAGATGGGATGGCGGATGTCGACATCCCCGATGATAGCCGGCCCGCCCTGCACGGTACGGGCCTGGATGCGGCCCGTCGGTTGGCCGATGCCCAGCTCGGCCAGCGCGGCCGACAGCCCGGCCGGGTCGCTGGCGTCGCCGAAGGAAAGGACGACGCTGCCGCCGCGTTCGAGGTAGCCGAGCAGAGCGGACCGTTGCGCGGCGCCGAGCGCCGGCACGTTGCTCACGAAGACGACGGCCTGCGACGCCATGCGCCCGCCGGTCAGGTCGCCGGCGGCGCCCCGCGTGAACCCGTACAGCGCCGCGTCGCCCTGGTTAAAGGCGCGATCCAGGTAATAGGCGTCGTTGCGGGCGTCATTACTCCCATCGATGCCCAGCAGGGCAGGCCGGCTCCGAACATCGAGCGCGAAGTAGTGGGTGTTGTCTGCCGGCAGCGCGTCGTCGGCCAGGTGCAGGCTGCCGAGGAAGACGCCCTCGCGCTCGGGCCGGTACTGGAAGGAGACGCGGCCCGCCGTGGAGGCCGGCACCTCGGACTCTTCGACGACGGCGTTGTCGAGGGTCAGGGCCAGCGACAGGCCGGCCGGCGTGCCCTCGCCCGAGGCGCCGATGCGCGAATCGAAGCGGTTGATCACCTCCCCCTCTACGCGGCGCGTGCCCACGGCCAGGCCGCCGATATACGTGTTTTCACGGCCGGCATCCCCCAGTGGGATCACCTCGAAACCCACGCCCTGTTCCAGTTTCCAGTTCTCAAACGCCCCGCCCCATCCGGTGCGTTGCATGTCCGTGATGAGGACGATCCGTTGCGCCTCATGCCGTGCTTCGGCCAGCAGCTCCTGGGCCAGCTGGATCGGGCGGAAGAAGTCGGTCG
Protein-coding regions in this window:
- a CDS encoding VWA domain-containing protein, with the translated sequence MSFINAIFLFGLGAALLPVLFHLVRRVRAKQVRFSSLMFLKMTPKEVVRRRRIKDWLLMAIRGLLLALLALIFARPFIPKDSIPFFATEQAESVVVLVDNSFSMQYGDLFEQARAAALGIVDAAGPDDEVAIVAFSDEPRQLTALGTDKSLHRNVLTSALEPTYRPTDFFRPIQLAQELLAEARHEAQRIVLITDMQRTGWGGAFENWKLEQGVGFEVIPLGDAGRENTYIGGLAVGTRRVEGEVINRFDSRIGASGEGTPAGLSLALTLDNAVVEESEVPASTAGRVSFQYRPEREGVFLGSLHLADDALPADNTHYFALDVRSRPALLGIDGSNDARNDAYYLDRAFNQGDAALYGFTRGAAGDLTGGRMASQAVVFVSNVPALGAAQRSALLGYLERGGSVVLSFGDASDPAGLSAALAELGIGQPTGRIQARTVQGGPAIIGDVDIRHPIFSLFAQSSAGAIFRPQFREYMRIVPDSSATVVGRYDSGDPFLIEQTVGAGRVLVYTSTFNADWTDFPINELYIPFVYQLVKYALEGQERRLAFLIGEPVRLQGEPGETWDVRTPDDRQLRVTLDADGVGFFRDTGLPGHYAAAQGNQRFPFAVNVDVAESDLSTRDLAEAIAAVVPPPDDVARTVEMARTMEVEDEERKQKFWRYLLMGMIGLFAAETFLANRKRVA